The following proteins are co-located in the Bacillota bacterium genome:
- a CDS encoding V-type ATP synthase subunit F, with amino-acid sequence MSMPKIAVIGDHDSILGFKAVGVTAFPVTEPEQTKAVLKSLVGDETYQVVFITEQAAAAAKETVDDLRKRMTPILVPIPSSQGSLGLGMEQIRRNVEKAVGADILFGKEGR; translated from the coding sequence GTGACCACGATTCCATTCTCGGGTTCAAAGCCGTAGGCGTAACTGCCTTCCCCGTAACCGAACCGGAACAAACCAAGGCGGTACTCAAATCCTTGGTCGGGGACGAAACGTATCAAGTGGTGTTTATCACCGAACAGGCGGCGGCAGCAGCCAAAGAAACAGTGGATGACTTGCGAAAACGAATGACTCCCATCCTGGTGCCGATCCCAAGCAGCCAAGGCAGTTTGGGACTGGGGATGGAGCAAATCAGGCGCAATGTGGAAAAAGCTGTCGGCGCGGATATCTTATTTGGGAAAGAGGGTAGGTAA